The following proteins come from a genomic window of Nostoc sp. TCL26-01:
- a CDS encoding AbrB family transcriptional regulator — protein sequence MNQSVGVASIQEEPTNKSPVVAKSQLIVKQLIILCLEMLLALPLGWTLTKFHIGGISWIFGGIAAGTAILQGCRIFYNYAPKPNRIARKVGMGLVGLTVGASNANSDLASLASRIPIFIFLTLFLLLCGSGIGYIYSRLSKTNILTAMLATVPGGVGVMSSIAADYDRNVTLVALVQAIRVTSVVLLIPFIARTSVNDYWNLPTLPLRGALIDFDPAQLTLLAIALLLTGIIIFLAIILNIPAGDFFGALILGATFNFWLNSLPFVNDVHFHAPLLVNIIGQILLGITIGEYWGEKPNFGTKTVGYALMSVVMTLVAGAIAAILAMQLTSWDWLTCLLVTAPGGSAEMILVSLALNHNVEIVTAGHLVRLIAINSSLPLWLFLFRRLDRRWGVENRQ from the coding sequence ATGAATCAAAGTGTGGGTGTTGCTTCTATCCAGGAGGAACCAACTAACAAGAGTCCTGTTGTTGCTAAATCACAGCTAATTGTCAAGCAACTTATCATCCTCTGTTTAGAAATGCTACTAGCATTGCCTTTGGGTTGGACTTTAACAAAGTTCCACATAGGCGGTATTTCCTGGATATTTGGGGGAATTGCTGCGGGGACAGCCATTCTCCAAGGATGTCGGATTTTTTACAATTACGCTCCTAAGCCTAACCGTATTGCGAGAAAAGTAGGCATGGGACTAGTTGGACTTACAGTGGGTGCTTCAAATGCTAACAGTGATTTAGCCAGTCTTGCTTCTAGAATTCCCATATTTATTTTTCTGACTTTATTTTTACTATTATGTGGTAGCGGTATTGGCTATATTTACTCCCGCTTGAGTAAAACCAATATATTGACAGCGATGTTGGCTACAGTTCCCGGTGGCGTAGGGGTGATGTCATCTATCGCCGCCGATTACGATCGCAATGTCACTTTGGTAGCCTTAGTACAAGCAATACGTGTAACTTCCGTCGTCTTGCTCATACCTTTTATCGCTAGAACATCGGTGAATGATTATTGGAATTTGCCCACACTACCACTTAGAGGTGCTTTAATCGATTTTGATCCAGCACAACTAACTTTATTAGCAATAGCACTGCTACTGACTGGCATCATCATATTTCTTGCCATCATCTTGAATATTCCGGCTGGCGATTTTTTTGGTGCATTAATCTTGGGAGCAACATTTAATTTTTGGCTAAATAGCTTACCTTTTGTCAATGATGTTCACTTTCATGCGCCACTATTGGTCAACATCATCGGTCAAATTTTACTGGGAATTACCATTGGGGAATATTGGGGAGAAAAACCCAACTTCGGCACAAAAACCGTCGGTTATGCTTTGATGTCCGTCGTTATGACCTTGGTTGCAGGTGCGATCGCTGCTATTCTAGCTATGCAGTTAACCTCCTGGGACTGGCTAACTTGTCTATTAGTCACAGCGCCTGGTGGTTCAGCCGAGATGATTTTAGTTTCCCTCGCCCTCAACCATAATGTAGAAATCGTTACAGCCGGTCACTTAGTCCGACTCATCGCCATTAACAGTTCTTTACCTCTGTGGTTATTTTTGTTCCGTCGTCTTGATAGGAGATGGGGCGTAGAAAATAGGCAATAA
- a CDS encoding DUF4347 domain-containing protein: MTLTKTPTNIATSLQNTTLVVIDAGVQDYQLLLTGITPTTPVLILHPQQDGIEQITALISQQQIHSLQIIAHGSPGNLQLGNTQLNLDNLYHYQQQLQQWQITDLLIYSCELAQGETGQAFINQLHQLTRANIAASTNKVGNSQQGGSWELEVKIGEISSTLAIESIVKKHYPHVLTDPGLIWAKNLGASSSDLGLSIEVDSAGNIYTTGHFQGTADFDPGSGTTNLTSTGGSLDIFISKLNSDGSFAWAKNLGGSSTDIGYSIAVDSAGNIYTTGYFAGTADFDPGSGTTNLTSTGGGSTQDIFISKLNSDGSFAWAKNLGGSSTDEGFSIAVDSTGNIYTTGYFAGTADFDPGSGTTNLTSAVGTQDIFISKLNSDGSFAWAKNLGGSSTDIGYSIAVDSAGNIYTTGYFRGTADFDPGSGTTNLTSAVGTQDIFISKLNSDGSFAWAKNLGGSSTDIGYSIAVDSAGNIYTTGYFAGTADFDPGSGTTNLTSAGSNDIFISKLNSDGSFAWAKNFGASSTDIGYSIAVDSAGNIYTTGYFSGTADFDPGSGTTNLSSANSSFDIFISKLNSDGSFAWAKNLGGSSTDIGYSIAVDSAGNIYTTGYFRGTADFDPGSGTTNLSSAGSDDIFIVKLGAVATPGVTITQSGGNTNVTEGGATDTYTVVLTSQPTSNVTISVNPGTQTTTSANTLTFTAANWNTAQTVTVTAVNDSVVEGNHTSTITHTATSSDTNYNGITIDSVTANITDNDTAGVTITQSGGNTNVTEGGATDTYTVVLRSQPTSDVNISINPGTQTTANPITLAFTAANWNTAQTVTVTAVNDAVVEGVHTSTITHTATSSDANYNNITINSVTANITDNDTAGLTITQSGGSTNVTEGGANDTYSVVLTSQPTSDVTISINPGTQATASTNTLTFTSSNWNTAQTVTVTAVNDSVVEGNHTSTITHTATSSDTNYNGITIDSVTANITDNDTAGVTITQSGGNTNVTEGGATDTYTVVLRSQPTSDVNISINPGTQTTANPITLAFTAANWNTAQTVTVTAVNDAVVEGVHTSTITHTATSSDANYNNITINSVTANITDNDTAGLTITQSGGSTNVTEGGANDTYSVVLTSQPTSDVTISINPGTQATASTNTLTFTSSNWNTAQTVTVTAVNDSVVEGNHTSTITHTATSSDTNYNGITIDSVTANITDNDTAGVTITQSGGSTNVTEGGTTDTYTVVLTSQPTSNVNISINPGTQTTANTNTLTFTAANWNTAQIVTVAAVDDAVFEGNHTSTITHTATSSDSNYNGITIDSVTANITDNDTAGVTITQSGGSTNVIEGGATDTYTVVLTSQPTSNVNISINPGTQTTANPITLAFTAANWNTAQIVTVAAVDDAVFEGNHTSTITHTATSSDTNYNNITIDSVTANITDNDTAGVTITQSGGSTNVIEGGATDTYTVVLTSQPTSNVNISINPGTQTTANPITLAFTAANWNTAQIVTVAAVDDAVFEGNHTSTITHTATSNDANYNSIAIDNVTANITDNDPATPPNTGTPGKDILYGTAGDDTINGLEGNDYLIGNAGNDTLNCGTGNDYGFGGAGDDTINGEDGNDLLYGNEGNDTLIGGEGNDNLDGGIGDDTLIGGNGNDTYTVDSLKDKITETAEGGTRDKVNSSITWTLGDNLENLTLIGNAAINGTGNSLNNQILGNNANNILNGGDGDDWLIGQGGDDTLIGGAGNDRLNGGSGSNNLNGGAGNDIYEVDSATEVITEADNGGTDTIISSVELTLATNLENLTLVGSGNINGTGNDVSNRLVGNAGNNTLTGLIGNDYLSGEGGNDTLVGGLGNDTLVGGSGMDTFDLTGSRSAFDTILDFQVGETVLLLGSEFGLSQAGTLNASLFHLGTAADNSTQRFIYNQATGALSFDADGSGATAQVQIALFSNYVVLSNTNFTVV; the protein is encoded by the coding sequence ATGACACTCACAAAAACACCCACAAATATTGCAACCTCACTCCAAAACACAACACTGGTTGTCATCGACGCAGGAGTGCAAGACTATCAACTGCTACTAACAGGCATCACACCGACAACACCAGTACTCATCCTCCATCCCCAGCAAGATGGCATCGAGCAAATTACCGCCCTGATTAGCCAGCAACAAATCCACAGTCTGCAAATCATCGCTCACGGTAGTCCAGGCAACTTACAACTAGGCAACACCCAACTCAACCTAGATAACCTGTACCACTACCAACAGCAACTACAACAATGGCAAATCACAGACCTACTCATTTATAGTTGTGAACTAGCCCAAGGTGAAACAGGACAAGCTTTCATCAACCAACTACACCAACTCACAAGAGCAAATATTGCCGCCTCCACAAATAAAGTCGGCAATAGCCAACAAGGAGGAAGTTGGGAATTAGAAGTAAAAATAGGTGAGATATCATCTACCTTGGCAATTGAATCGATAGTCAAAAAGCACTATCCCCATGTATTAACTGACCCTGGTTTAATCTGGGCGAAAAACTTAGGGGCGAGTAGTAGTGACCTAGGCTTAAGCATAGAAGTGGATAGTGCAGGCAATATCTACACTACTGGCCATTTCCAAGGCACAGCCGATTTTGACCCAGGCAGTGGCACAACTAACCTCACAAGCACTGGTGGTAGTTTGGACATATTCATCTCCAAACTCAATAGCGATGGCAGCTTTGCTTGGGCGAAAAACTTAGGGGGGAGTAGTACTGACATAGGCTATAGCATAGCAGTGGATAGTGCAGGCAATATCTACACTACTGGCTATTTCGCTGGCACAGCCGATTTTGACCCAGGCAGTGGCACAACTAACCTCACAAGCACTGGTGGTGGTAGTACTCAAGACATATTCATCTCCAAACTCAATAGCGATGGCAGCTTTGCTTGGGCGAAAAACTTAGGGGGGAGTAGTACTGACGAAGGCTTTAGCATAGCAGTGGATAGTACAGGCAATATCTACACTACTGGCTATTTCGCTGGCACAGCCGATTTTGACCCAGGCAGTGGCACAACTAACCTCACCAGCGCTGTTGGTACTCAAGACATATTCATCTCCAAACTCAATAGCGATGGCAGCTTTGCTTGGGCGAAAAACTTAGGGGGGAGTAGTACTGACATAGGCTATAGCATAGCAGTGGATAGTGCAGGCAATATCTACACTACTGGCTATTTCCGAGGCACAGCCGATTTTGACCCAGGCAGTGGCACAACTAACCTCACCAGCGCTGTTGGTACTCAAGACATATTCATCTCCAAACTCAATAGCGATGGCAGCTTTGCTTGGGCGAAAAACTTAGGGGGGAGTAGTACTGACATAGGCTATAGCATAGCAGTAGATAGTGCAGGCAATATCTACACTACTGGCTATTTCGCTGGCACAGCCGATTTTGACCCAGGCAGTGGCACAACTAACCTCACCAGCGCTGGTAGTAATGACATATTCATCTCCAAACTCAATAGCGATGGCAGCTTTGCTTGGGCGAAAAACTTCGGGGCGAGTAGTACTGACATAGGCTATAGCATAGCAGTAGATAGTGCAGGCAATATCTACACTACTGGCTATTTCTCTGGCACAGCCGATTTTGACCCAGGCAGTGGCACAACTAACCTCTCCAGTGCTAATAGTAGTTTTGACATATTCATCTCCAAACTCAACAGCGATGGCAGCTTTGCTTGGGCGAAAAACTTAGGGGGGAGTAGTACTGACATAGGCTATAGCATAGCAGTAGATAGTGCAGGCAATATCTACACTACTGGCTATTTCCGAGGCACAGCCGATTTTGACCCAGGTAGTGGCACAACTAACCTCTCCAGCGCTGGTAGTGATGACATATTTATTGTCAAATTAGGTGCTGTTGCTACCCCAGGTGTCACCATCACCCAAAGCGGTGGTAACACAAATGTCACCGAAGGTGGTGCAACTGACACTTACACAGTCGTCCTCACCAGCCAACCCACAAGCAATGTCACCATCAGTGTCAACCCTGGCACACAAACCACAACCAGTGCCAACACACTCACCTTCACTGCCGCAAATTGGAATACTGCCCAAACTGTGACAGTCACTGCTGTCAATGACTCTGTAGTAGAAGGCAATCACACAAGCACTATCACTCACACAGCCACCAGCAGCGATACCAATTACAACGGCATCACTATTGACAGCGTCACTGCCAATATTACTGACAACGACACCGCAGGCGTAACCATCACCCAAAGCGGCGGTAACACAAATGTCACCGAAGGTGGTGCAACGGACACTTACACCGTCGTCCTCAGAAGCCAACCGACAAGTGATGTCAACATCAGTATCAACCCCGGCACACAAACCACAGCCAACCCAATAACCCTAGCTTTCACAGCCGCAAACTGGAATACTGCCCAAACTGTGACAGTCACCGCCGTTAATGATGCTGTAGTAGAAGGCGTACACACAAGCACTATCACTCATACAGCCACCAGCAGCGATGCCAATTACAACAACATCACCATTAACAGCGTTACTGCCAATATCACCGACAACGACACCGCAGGCTTAACCATCACCCAAAGCGGCGGTAGCACAAATGTCACTGAAGGTGGTGCAAACGATACTTACTCAGTCGTCCTCACCAGCCAACCCACAAGTGATGTCACCATCAGTATCAACCCCGGCACACAAGCCACAGCCAGTACCAACACACTCACTTTTACAAGTAGCAACTGGAACACTGCCCAAACTGTGACAGTCACTGCCGTCAATGACTCTGTAGTAGAAGGTAATCATACAAGCACTATCACTCACACAGCCACCAGTAGCGATACCAATTACAACGGCATCACTATTGACAGCGTCACTGCCAATATTACTGACAACGACACCGCAGGCGTAACCATCACCCAAAGCGGCGGTAACACAAATGTCACCGAAGGTGGTGCAACGGACACTTACACCGTCGTCCTCAGAAGCCAACCGACAAGTGATGTCAACATCAGTATCAACCCCGGCACACAAACCACAGCCAACCCAATAACCCTAGCTTTCACAGCCGCAAACTGGAATACTGCCCAAACTGTGACAGTCACCGCCGTTAATGATGCTGTAGTAGAAGGCGTACACACAAGCACTATCACTCATACAGCCACCAGCAGCGATGCCAATTACAACAACATCACCATTAACAGCGTTACTGCCAATATCACCGACAACGACACCGCAGGCTTAACCATCACCCAAAGCGGCGGTAGCACAAATGTCACTGAAGGTGGTGCAAACGATACTTACTCAGTCGTCCTCACCAGCCAACCCACAAGTGATGTCACCATCAGTATCAACCCCGGCACACAAGCCACAGCCAGTACCAACACACTCACTTTTACAAGTAGCAACTGGAACACTGCCCAAACTGTGACAGTCACTGCCGTCAATGACTCTGTAGTAGAAGGTAATCATACAAGCACTATCACTCACACAGCCACCAGTAGCGATACCAATTACAACGGCATCACTATTGACAGCGTCACTGCCAATATTACTGACAACGACACCGCAGGCGTAACCATCACCCAAAGCGGCGGTAGCACAAATGTCACTGAAGGTGGTACAACAGACACTTACACCGTCGTCCTTACTAGCCAACCCACAAGCAATGTCAACATCAGTATCAACCCCGGCACACAAACCACAGCCAATACCAACACACTCACCTTTACTGCCGCAAATTGGAATACTGCCCAAATTGTGACAGTCGCCGCAGTTGATGATGCTGTATTTGAAGGCAATCACACAAGCACTATCACTCATACAGCCACCAGCAGCGATAGCAATTACAACGGCATCACTATTGACAGCGTCACCGCCAATATCACTGACAACGACACCGCAGGCGTAACCATCACCCAAAGCGGCGGTAGCACAAATGTCATCGAAGGTGGTGCAACGGACACCTACACAGTTGTCCTCACCAGCCAACCCACAAGCAATGTCAACATCAGTATCAACCCCGGCACACAAACCACAGCTAACCCAATAACCCTAGCTTTCACAGCCGCAAATTGGAATACTGCCCAAATTGTGACAGTCGCCGCAGTTGATGATGCTGTATTTGAAGGCAATCACACAAGCACTATCACTCATACAGCCACCAGCAGCGATACCAATTACAACAACATCACTATTGACAGCGTCACCGCCAATATCACTGACAACGATACCGCAGGCGTAACCATCACCCAAAGCGGCGGTAGCACAAATGTCATCGAAGGTGGTGCAACGGACACCTACACAGTTGTCCTCACCAGCCAACCCACAAGCAATGTCAACATCAGTATCAACCCCGGCACACAAACCACAGCTAACCCAATAACCCTAGCTTTCACAGCCGCAAATTGGAATACTGCCCAAATTGTGACAGTCGCCGCAGTTGATGATGCTGTATTTGAAGGCAATCACACAAGCACTATCACTCACACAGCCACCAGCAACGATGCCAATTACAACAGCATTGCTATTGATAATGTTACTGCCAATATTACTGACAATGATCCTGCTACTCCTCCCAACACAGGTACACCAGGAAAAGACATTCTTTATGGCACAGCCGGAGATGACACCATCAATGGCTTAGAAGGTAACGACTACCTCATCGGCAATGCCGGCAATGACACCCTCAACTGCGGCACAGGCAACGACTACGGATTTGGTGGTGCAGGAGATGACACCATCAACGGTGAAGATGGCAATGATTTACTCTACGGTAATGAAGGTAACGATACCCTCATCGGTGGTGAAGGTAACGACAACCTCGATGGTGGTATAGGTGATGACACCCTCATCGGTGGCAATGGCAACGACACTTACACTGTCGATAGCTTGAAGGATAAGATTACCGAAACTGCTGAAGGTGGCACTAGAGATAAAGTCAACTCTTCTATCACTTGGACACTGGGAGATAACCTAGAAAACCTCACCTTAATTGGTAACGCTGCTATCAACGGTACTGGTAATAGCCTCAATAACCAAATCCTCGGCAATAATGCCAACAATATTTTAAATGGTGGCGACGGTGATGACTGGTTAATTGGACAAGGTGGTGATGATACCCTGATTGGTGGTGCTGGCAACGATCGCCTTAATGGTGGTAGTGGTAGTAATAACCTTAATGGTGGTGCTGGCAATGATATCTATGAGGTAGATAGTGCAACTGAGGTGATTACGGAAGCAGACAATGGGGGTACAGATACTATCATCTCTAGTGTGGAATTAACTCTGGCTACCAACTTGGAGAATTTAACTTTGGTGGGCAGTGGCAATATTAATGGTACTGGGAATGATGTCAGTAATCGTTTAGTTGGCAATGCTGGTAATAATACCCTGACTGGCTTGATTGGCAATGACTATCTCTCCGGTGAGGGGGGAAATGACACCCTTGTTGGTGGTTTGGGGAATGACACCCTTGTTGGTGGTAGTGGTATGGATACTTTTGATTTGACGGGAAGTAGGAGTGCTTTTGATACTATCTTGGATTTCCAAGTGGGTGAGACGGTGCTGTTGTTGGGTTCTGAGTTTGGCTTAAGTCAAGCTGGGACACTGAATGCTAGTTTGTTCCATTTGGGGACTGCGGCTGATAATTCTACTCAACGCTTCATCTACAATCAGGCTACTGGTGCTTTGTCTTTTGATGCTGATGGTAGTGGTGCGACTGCACAGGTGCAGATTGCTTTGTTCTCTAATTATGTGGTTTTATCTAATACTAATTTTACTGTTGTGTAA
- a CDS encoding DMT family transporter, which yields MNGRTIYLLAALVGGAILPVQVALNTLLRRYVGEPMQVTFISYLAGTLASLVICFLARYPLPAATSLGQTSWWMWIGGCLGTLYVWSTIFATPKIGASLALALTIAGQMIAALLLDHYGALGLTKYVASPTRIAGVVFVVLGVSLVAYAKR from the coding sequence ATGAACGGGCGCACGATTTATCTATTAGCAGCACTTGTTGGTGGCGCTATTCTCCCTGTTCAAGTTGCCCTGAACACACTACTGCGACGCTATGTCGGTGAACCGATGCAAGTCACCTTCATTTCCTATCTTGCCGGTACGTTAGCATCACTGGTTATTTGCTTCTTGGCACGATATCCACTGCCGGCGGCAACTTCACTAGGGCAAACTTCTTGGTGGATGTGGATTGGCGGTTGTTTAGGTACTTTGTATGTGTGGTCAACAATTTTTGCTACACCCAAAATTGGAGCATCTCTGGCACTAGCATTGACAATCGCTGGTCAGATGATTGCAGCACTTCTCCTCGATCATTACGGTGCGCTGGGACTCACTAAATATGTAGCAAGTCCTACACGCATTGCCGGAGTTGTATTTGTAGTTTTGGGCGTTTCCTTAGTTGCCTATGCAAAGCGTTAA
- a CDS encoding phosphorylase codes for MIDTILVPQGAEYAAVRRGLSRVVVGEMPDVVPIPVGIKPLTNYLQQLLGKKIWGNEPQPKVLVMGLCGSLSQKYAVGDIVLYDNCRYCEQLQVCDRSLTAQLNSVLSTQHSALPFVKSLTSDRVISSATEKRHLGETLGVDVVDMEGFAALELLHQAGVAVAMLRVVSDDCHHDIPDISAAINPDGSLQPLILAQRFLRQPVAATHLIRGSLRGLKVLEQMMRSLFSV; via the coding sequence ATGATAGACACAATTCTTGTGCCGCAGGGTGCTGAATATGCGGCGGTGCGTCGTGGTTTAAGTCGCGTGGTTGTTGGTGAAATGCCAGATGTTGTGCCTATACCAGTGGGGATAAAACCATTAACAAACTACTTGCAACAATTACTAGGAAAAAAAATCTGGGGAAATGAGCCACAACCAAAAGTGCTGGTTATGGGGTTATGTGGTAGTTTAAGTCAAAAATATGCTGTTGGGGATATTGTGCTATACGACAATTGCAGGTATTGTGAACAACTGCAAGTATGCGATCGCTCCCTAACTGCACAACTAAACTCAGTACTCAGCACTCAGCACTCAGCACTCCCTTTTGTCAAATCATTGACAAGCGATCGCGTGATTTCCTCCGCAACAGAAAAACGTCATCTGGGTGAAACTTTGGGGGTTGATGTGGTGGATATGGAAGGATTTGCTGCCCTAGAACTTTTACATCAAGCTGGAGTGGCTGTAGCGATGCTCAGAGTTGTTAGTGATGATTGCCATCATGATATCCCTGATATCAGTGCAGCCATTAATCCTGATGGTTCTCTACAGCCTCTGATTCTGGCGCAAAGATTTCTCCGTCAACCTGTGGCGGCTACTCACCTGATTCGTGGTTCTTTGCGGGGGTTAAAGGTGTTAGAACAAATGATGCGATCGCTTTTTTCTGTTTAA
- a CDS encoding efflux RND transporter permease subunit, with product MVKLNGAKSARERFNLSRLAIEFSWLTVSFWIAVAVAGILAFSSLKYALFPDITFPVVVVNATVPLETAVDTEAKLTIPIEKRLQSIKGLEDLRSASYPGQAAVSLSFSVGTNLETSARNVETALKQLTLPPGASYKIIPLNLNESAAVSYAIESSTRSLPDLTKLAQDQITPAIAKLPGVLKVSLLGAPTTSPAPTATLASGVTLVRFNGQDALAFQVIKRGDANTLEVVDEVEKTVKKLRTTFKDINLTLAATQAEYIRHATQSTIDALIEAILLSVVVIFPFLWNWRATFISALAIPTSLLATFIVMAIYGFNLETITLLALALVIGSIIDDAIVDVENIMRHIEDGESPKQAALLATNEIGLTVTAATLTAVAVFLPIGLMGGVIGQFFKPFGITVSAAMLASMLVARTLSPVLAIYWLKPATSTSRRREGQFWLNFTQGYRNLLHWSLSHRKIVVALAILSFIAGIALIPLIPKGFIPKLDRGEFNITYTAPLPKIPNELLQLTRGQGERETRGQGERETRGQGENSFSQSPTPPISQSPTLPNPLNDSLEVAKKLEAVVRKSPDVETVFTVVGTREGEPNKGTLYVKLKEKRKLKTPALQDQLRSELPSLPGVTTSVADIQFIDTGEQKPLQVALRGNNLETLGQATQAIKDRISKISGFVDVTVTGAANTPGKILQIERLNNQRVAYISANLSKDFTLGSATDKIVAEAKKVLPSDVTLDLGGDSARQNEVFGSFGTTLLLSALCIVVVLILLFKSWVDPVVIGVSLPLAVVGAMLALLFTKSDFGMISLIGFVFLLGLANKNAILLVDYINQLRNAGLERTEAILKAGPVRLRPIMMTTASTILGMLPIALGLGAGSELRSPMAVAIAGGLVTSTILSLIVVPVVYAILDDWFPRFSQKAKS from the coding sequence ATGGTAAAGCTTAATGGCGCAAAATCCGCACGAGAGCGTTTCAATCTTTCCCGATTGGCGATTGAGTTTTCGTGGTTGACGGTGAGTTTTTGGATTGCCGTAGCGGTGGCTGGAATTTTGGCTTTCAGTTCCCTGAAGTATGCTTTGTTTCCAGATATTACCTTTCCGGTAGTGGTGGTAAATGCTACGGTTCCTCTGGAAACTGCTGTGGATACAGAAGCAAAGCTCACCATACCCATAGAAAAGCGCCTACAATCTATTAAGGGCTTAGAGGATTTGCGATCGGCTAGCTATCCGGGACAAGCTGCTGTTAGTCTGTCTTTTAGTGTGGGGACGAATCTGGAAACATCGGCTCGTAATGTGGAAACTGCCCTCAAACAGCTGACTCTCCCCCCAGGGGCAAGCTACAAAATTATTCCCTTGAATTTGAATGAGTCGGCAGCTGTGAGTTATGCCATTGAGAGTTCTACTCGCAGTTTGCCAGACTTAACTAAGTTAGCTCAAGACCAGATTACACCAGCGATCGCTAAATTACCAGGCGTTCTCAAAGTCTCACTTTTGGGCGCGCCGACGACATCACCTGCACCAACTGCTACTCTAGCTTCAGGCGTTACACTAGTTAGGTTCAATGGTCAAGATGCTCTGGCATTTCAAGTGATTAAACGTGGTGATGCCAATACCTTAGAAGTAGTCGATGAGGTGGAAAAAACCGTCAAGAAACTGCGGACTACCTTTAAAGATATTAATCTCACTCTAGCGGCGACTCAAGCCGAATATATCCGCCATGCTACCCAGTCAACCATCGATGCTTTAATCGAAGCTATTTTGTTGTCTGTGGTGGTAATTTTTCCCTTTTTGTGGAATTGGCGCGCGACATTTATTTCCGCCTTGGCAATTCCTACGTCATTGTTAGCGACGTTTATCGTCATGGCGATTTACGGCTTTAACCTAGAGACAATTACATTGCTGGCTTTAGCCCTGGTAATTGGCAGTATTATTGACGATGCGATCGTGGATGTGGAAAACATCATGCGGCATATCGAAGATGGGGAAAGTCCCAAGCAAGCCGCACTCTTAGCTACCAATGAAATCGGTTTAACAGTTACAGCAGCTACCTTAACAGCCGTAGCTGTTTTCTTACCCATCGGTTTAATGGGTGGAGTAATTGGTCAATTTTTCAAGCCATTTGGCATCACTGTTTCCGCCGCTATGCTAGCTTCGATGCTAGTTGCCCGGACTTTATCGCCAGTTCTCGCTATTTACTGGCTCAAACCAGCTACAAGCACCTCCCGCCGTCGAGAAGGGCAATTTTGGCTCAACTTTACCCAAGGCTATCGCAACTTACTCCACTGGTCATTAAGCCACCGGAAAATAGTAGTAGCTTTAGCAATACTCAGTTTCATCGCTGGTATTGCCCTAATTCCCCTAATTCCCAAAGGCTTTATCCCTAAACTCGATCGCGGTGAGTTTAACATCACCTATACTGCACCTTTACCAAAGATTCCTAATGAGTTGTTGCAGTTGACAAGAGGACAAGGGGAAAGAGAGACGAGGGGACAAGGGGAAAGGGAGACAAGGGGACAAGGAGAGAATTCTTTCTCCCAATCCCCCACTCCCCCCATCTCCCAATCCCCCACTCTCCCCAACCCCCTCAACGACTCTCTTGAAGTGGCGAAGAAACTAGAGGCAGTCGTGAGAAAATCGCCGGATGTGGAAACAGTGTTTACTGTCGTGGGTACTCGTGAAGGTGAACCAAACAAAGGAACGCTATATGTCAAGCTAAAGGAGAAGCGCAAACTCAAGACACCAGCATTACAAGACCAATTACGCTCCGAGTTACCTAGTCTTCCTGGTGTCACTACCAGTGTGGCAGATATTCAATTTATCGATACAGGTGAACAAAAACCTTTACAAGTAGCACTAAGAGGTAATAACTTAGAAACCCTCGGTCAAGCTACCCAGGCAATTAAAGACCGGATCTCGAAAATTTCTGGATTTGTTGACGTGACAGTCACAGGTGCAGCCAATACTCCAGGCAAGATTTTACAAATTGAACGCTTGAACAATCAACGGGTAGCATATATCAGCGCTAACTTAAGTAAAGATTTCACTCTAGGTAGTGCTACAGACAAAATCGTGGCTGAAGCCAAAAAAGTGTTACCTAGTGATGTTACTTTAGACTTAGGAGGAGATTCTGCCCGTCAAAACGAAGTGTTTGGCAGTTTTGGTACAACTTTGCTGCTATCAGCACTTTGCATTGTTGTAGTACTGATTTTACTCTTCAAAAGTTGGGTAGACCCGGTGGTAATTGGTGTTTCCTTACCCTTAGCTGTGGTGGGAGCAATGTTAGCATTACTGTTTACCAAAAGTGACTTCGGGATGATCTCACTGATTGGTTTTGTATTTTTGTTGGGATTAGCTAACAAAAATGCCATCTTGCTGGTAGATTACATTAACCAGCTACGTAACGCTGGGTTAGAACGCACAGAAGCAATTCTCAAAGCCGGGCCAGTGCGCTTGCGGCCAATTATGATGACAACAGCTTCCACCATTTTAGGGATGCTACCGATCGCTCTCGGTTTAGGTGCAGGTTCAGAATTGCGATCGCCAATGGCAGTAGCGATCGCAGGCGGGTTAGTCACATCGACAATTCTCAGTTTGATTGTTGTCCCAGTAGTCTACGCCATTTTGGACGATTGGTTTCCTCGTTTTTCCCAGAAGGCAAAAAGCTGA